The following proteins come from a genomic window of Frondihabitans peucedani:
- a CDS encoding PrsW family intramembrane metalloprotease: MTWGGAPGSGREPGEPFSSATPPPATIAPPRRSPAGNLAAVAVGFVVIACFAVAVVAYFLLVLPPQVLVIGLLLAVVPLCIVLFGIWLVDRWEPEPRLVLVFAFFWGAGVSIGAALLFDFAVQTVQSVFGGGKSELSDILGAVVQAPIVEEGAKGFGVLLVLWIFRKHFDGPVDGVVYAATVAAGFAFVENIQYFSVQVVDQAYGGASLAGVFLVRAVMAPFGHIIYTACTGFALGLAARRTGPFGAIGYFFVGLIPAMLLHALWNGALVVVGDRFFSYYVLVQVPIFAACVVGVFVLRWLERRVTRVRLAEYARAGWFDDDEVRMLSQGSSRQRALRWARRNGLGPVMRAFISDSTRLASTRQKIVSSRHSEAARAAATRDESELLAQVAANRALLRQPPPFPLV; encoded by the coding sequence ATGACGTGGGGCGGTGCACCTGGCTCCGGGCGCGAGCCGGGAGAGCCCTTCTCCTCCGCCACGCCGCCGCCCGCGACGATCGCGCCTCCGCGCCGCAGCCCGGCCGGTAATCTCGCCGCGGTCGCCGTGGGGTTCGTCGTCATCGCCTGCTTCGCGGTCGCGGTCGTGGCGTACTTCCTCCTCGTCCTGCCGCCGCAGGTGCTCGTGATCGGCCTGCTGCTGGCGGTCGTGCCGCTCTGCATCGTCCTCTTCGGCATCTGGCTCGTCGACCGCTGGGAGCCGGAGCCGCGGCTCGTCCTGGTCTTCGCGTTCTTCTGGGGAGCCGGGGTCTCGATCGGGGCGGCGCTGCTCTTCGACTTCGCGGTGCAGACCGTCCAGAGCGTGTTCGGCGGGGGCAAGAGCGAGCTGAGCGACATCCTGGGGGCCGTCGTCCAGGCGCCGATCGTCGAGGAGGGCGCCAAGGGGTTCGGCGTGCTGTTGGTGCTCTGGATCTTCCGCAAGCACTTCGACGGCCCCGTCGACGGCGTCGTGTACGCGGCCACCGTCGCGGCGGGCTTCGCGTTCGTCGAGAACATCCAGTACTTCTCGGTGCAGGTGGTCGACCAGGCGTACGGCGGCGCGAGTCTCGCGGGCGTGTTCCTCGTCCGGGCCGTCATGGCGCCGTTCGGCCACATCATCTACACGGCCTGCACCGGCTTCGCCCTCGGGCTCGCCGCCCGCCGCACCGGGCCCTTCGGCGCCATCGGCTACTTCTTCGTGGGGCTGATCCCGGCGATGCTCCTGCACGCCCTCTGGAACGGCGCGCTCGTCGTCGTCGGCGACCGCTTCTTCTCGTACTACGTGCTCGTGCAGGTGCCGATCTTCGCGGCCTGCGTGGTGGGTGTCTTCGTGCTGCGCTGGCTCGAGCGGCGCGTGACCCGCGTGCGGCTCGCCGAGTACGCGCGCGCCGGCTGGTTCGACGACGACGAGGTCAGGATGCTCTCCCAGGGCTCCTCGAGGCAGCGGGCTCTCCGCTGGGCCAGGCGCAACGGCCTGGGCCCCGTCATGCGGGCGTTCATCTCAGACTCGACGCGGCTCGCCTCGACCCGCCAGAAGATCGTGTCGTCGCGGCACTCGGAGGCTGCCCGTGCGGCCGCGACTCGCGACGAGTCGGAGCTCCTCGCGCAGGTGGCGGCGAACCGCGCGCTCCTCCGGCAGCCGCCGCCGTTCCCGCTCGTCTGA